A region of Pseudomonas putida DNA encodes the following proteins:
- the pap gene encoding polyphosphate:AMP phosphotransferase, with amino-acid sequence MFESAEIGHSIDKEAYDAEVPALREALLEAQYELKQQARFPVIVLINGIEGAGKGETVKLLNEWMDPRMIDVLTFDQQTDEELARPPAWRYWRALPPKGRMGVFFGNWYSQMLQGRVHGVFKDAVLDQAITGAERLEQMLCDEGALIIKFWFHLSKKQMKARLKALKDDPLHSWRISPLDWQQSETYDRFVRFGERVLRRTSRDYAPWHVIEGADPHYRSLAVGRILLDGLQAALANNPKGKHQGNVAPLGRSIDQRSLIGALDMTLRLDKQDYQEQLVTEQARLAGLLRHKHMRRHALVAVFEGNDAAGKGGAIRRVAAALDPRQYRIVPIAAPSEDERAQPYLWRFWRQIPARGKFTIFDRSWYGRVLVERVEGFCSPADWMRAYSEINDFEEQLVNAGVVVVKFWLAIDQQTQLERFEEREQIPFKRYKITEDDWRNREKWDLYTEAVGDMVDRTSSEIAPWTLVEANDKRWARVKVLRTINEALEAAFAKDKK; translated from the coding sequence ATGTTCGAATCCGCTGAAATCGGTCACAGCATCGACAAGGAGGCTTACGACGCCGAGGTACCCGCTTTACGCGAGGCCCTGCTCGAAGCCCAGTACGAACTCAAGCAGCAGGCGCGCTTTCCGGTGATCGTGCTGATCAACGGCATCGAAGGCGCTGGCAAGGGCGAGACGGTCAAGCTGCTCAACGAGTGGATGGACCCGCGCATGATTGATGTACTCACCTTCGACCAGCAGACCGACGAGGAGCTCGCCCGGCCGCCGGCCTGGCGCTACTGGCGGGCCTTGCCACCGAAGGGGCGGATGGGGGTTTTCTTTGGCAACTGGTACAGCCAGATGCTGCAGGGGCGTGTGCATGGGGTGTTCAAGGACGCCGTGCTCGATCAGGCCATTACCGGTGCCGAACGGCTGGAGCAGATGCTGTGTGACGAAGGCGCGCTGATTATCAAGTTCTGGTTTCACCTGTCCAAAAAACAGATGAAAGCCCGTCTCAAGGCGCTCAAGGATGACCCGTTGCACAGCTGGCGCATCAGCCCGCTGGACTGGCAACAGTCCGAGACCTACGACCGCTTCGTGCGCTTTGGCGAGCGTGTGCTGCGCCGCACCAGCCGTGACTACGCGCCCTGGCACGTGATCGAGGGGGCCGACCCGCATTACCGCAGCCTGGCGGTAGGGCGCATTCTGCTGGACGGCCTGCAAGCAGCCCTCGCCAACAACCCCAAGGGCAAGCACCAAGGTAACGTCGCGCCGCTGGGGCGCAGCATCGACCAACGCAGCCTGATCGGTGCCCTGGACATGACCCTGCGCCTGGACAAGCAGGATTACCAGGAGCAACTGGTGACCGAGCAGGCGCGCCTGGCCGGCCTGCTGCGCCACAAGCACATGCGTCGGCATGCGCTGGTGGCGGTGTTCGAAGGCAACGACGCGGCCGGCAAGGGCGGTGCCATCCGCCGCGTGGCGGCCGCGCTGGACCCGCGCCAATACCGTATCGTACCGATTGCCGCGCCCAGCGAAGACGAGCGCGCGCAACCGTACCTGTGGCGTTTCTGGCGGCAGATTCCGGCGCGGGGCAAGTTCACCATCTTCGACCGGTCCTGGTATGGCCGGGTGTTGGTGGAGCGGGTCGAGGGGTTCTGCAGCCCGGCCGACTGGATGCGTGCCTACAGCGAGATCAATGATTTCGAAGAGCAGTTGGTGAATGCGGGCGTGGTGGTGGTGAAGTTCTGGCTAGCGATCGACCAGCAGACCCAACTGGAACGCTTCGAAGAGCGTGAACAGATCCCCTTCAAACGCTACAAGATCACCGAAGACGACTGGCGCAACCGCGAGAAGTGGGACCTGTATACCGAGGCGGTGGGCGACATGGTCGACCGTACCAGCAGCGAGATCGCGCCGTGGACACTGGTCGAGGCCAATGACAAACGCTGGGCGCGGGTGAAGGTATTGCGCACCATCAACGAGGCGCTGGAAGCGGCGTTTGCCAAGGACAAGAAATAG